One Mycobacterium marseillense DNA window includes the following coding sequences:
- a CDS encoding cold-shock protein, which translates to MTQGTVKWFNSDKGFGFIAPDGGEKDVFVHHSEIQESGFRTLEENQRVQFEISQGPKGPQAVGVTTV; encoded by the coding sequence ATGACACAGGGAACTGTGAAATGGTTTAACAGTGACAAGGGCTTCGGTTTTATCGCCCCGGACGGCGGCGAAAAAGACGTGTTCGTGCACCATTCTGAGATCCAAGAAAGCGGCTTCCGCACTCTCGAGGAGAATCAGCGAGTCCAGTTCGAGATCAGCCAGGGACCGAAAGGCCCCCAGGCGGTGGGAGTAACCACCGTCTAA
- a CDS encoding fatty acid desaturase family protein, producing the protein MAITEVPEYAHLTDEDLAELAAALEAIRCDVENSRGAKDRDYIRRAIVFQRCLEVAARLTIAGSKSKSGWAVGTATLAAAKCIENMELGHNISHGQWDWMNDPEIHSSTWEWDMAGPSKHWQSSHNHRHHMFTNIVDVDDDLGFGVLRVTRDQKWQPGALVQPLRAVLLALAFEWGVALHGLYAIRDREITDAGRAAHKKTMISKMARQIGKDYVFIPALSRRRWRRTLAANVMANGLRNVWAYVVIVCGHFADGAEKFAPSVLETETKPEWYLRQMLGTANFRAGPALAFMSGNLCYQIEHHLFPDLPSNRYPEIAERVRALCVTYDLPYTTGPLLRQYLLTVRTICKLALPDRFLSATSDNAPETASENRFRGTAEQAHVAIADHEVRRRGLATAMVAHRGRRQSRRRTA; encoded by the coding sequence GTGGCGATTACCGAAGTACCCGAATACGCCCACCTGACCGATGAGGACCTAGCCGAGCTCGCGGCCGCATTGGAGGCGATCCGTTGCGACGTCGAAAACTCGCGCGGCGCCAAGGACCGTGACTACATCCGGCGCGCCATCGTTTTTCAGCGCTGCCTCGAGGTCGCGGCCAGATTGACAATCGCCGGTAGCAAAAGCAAGTCCGGATGGGCCGTCGGAACCGCCACGCTGGCTGCGGCCAAGTGCATCGAGAACATGGAACTCGGTCACAACATCAGCCATGGGCAGTGGGATTGGATGAACGATCCCGAAATCCATTCCAGTACCTGGGAATGGGACATGGCCGGCCCCTCGAAGCACTGGCAGTCCTCGCACAACCACCGGCATCACATGTTCACCAACATTGTCGACGTGGACGACGACCTCGGCTTCGGAGTGCTGCGGGTCACTCGAGATCAAAAGTGGCAGCCGGGCGCCTTGGTGCAGCCGTTGCGCGCGGTCCTGCTGGCGCTCGCCTTCGAATGGGGCGTCGCACTGCACGGCCTTTACGCAATCCGGGATCGGGAGATTACCGACGCGGGCAGAGCCGCCCACAAGAAGACAATGATCAGCAAGATGGCTCGCCAGATCGGCAAGGATTATGTCTTTATCCCCGCGTTGAGCCGCCGGCGATGGCGCCGCACACTCGCGGCGAACGTCATGGCCAACGGGTTACGCAACGTGTGGGCGTACGTGGTGATCGTGTGCGGTCACTTCGCCGACGGGGCTGAAAAGTTCGCCCCCTCGGTTTTGGAGACCGAGACGAAACCCGAATGGTATCTGCGGCAGATGCTGGGTACCGCCAACTTCCGAGCCGGGCCGGCGCTGGCGTTCATGAGCGGAAACCTCTGCTATCAAATCGAACACCACCTCTTTCCCGATCTGCCGAGCAATCGTTACCCCGAGATCGCCGAACGGGTGCGCGCGCTGTGCGTCACCTACGACTTGCCGTATACCACTGGGCCGTTGCTGCGGCAGTATCTACTCACGGTCCGCACGATCTGCAAACTGGCCTTGCCCGACCGATTTTTGTCCGCTACTTCCGACAATGCCCCGGAGACGGCGTCCGAGAACAGGTTTCGCGGCACCGCGGAGCAAGCGCACGTGGCGATTGCGGACCACGAGGTGAGACGACGCGGATTGGCGACGGCGATGGTCGCCCACCGCGGCCGACGGCAGTCAAGACGCCGGACCGCCTAG
- a CDS encoding succinic semialdehyde dehydrogenase, giving the protein MPAPSAEVFDRLRQLAAIKDGTARQTKTIDEVFSGKTLTTIPIGTAEDVEAAFAEARVAQAAWAKRPVSERVDVISRYRDLVVENREFLMDLLQAEAGKARWAAQEELIDLVANANYYASVAADLLKPRTVQALLPGIGKTTVGYQPKGVIGVISPWNYPMTLTASDSVPALLAGNAVVLKPDSQTPYCALACAELLYRAGLPRALYAVVPGPGSVVGTAIIDNCDYLMFTGSTATGRQLAEHAGRRLIGFSAELGGKNAMIVTRGANLDKAAKAATRACFSNAGQLCISIERIYVEKDIADDFIGKFGAAVRNMKLGSAYDFSIDMGSLISAGQLDTVTDHVDDAKAKGAKVIAGGKARPDIGPLFYEPTVLTDVTPEMECAANETFGPVVSIYPVADVDEAVAKANATEYGLNASVWAGSSAEGQQISARLRSGTVNVNEGYAFAWGSLGAPMGGMGQSGVGRRHGAEGLLKYTESQTIATARVFNLDPPLGIPSSLWQKSLLPIVRTVMKIPGRN; this is encoded by the coding sequence ATGCCCGCACCGTCAGCCGAGGTCTTCGATCGCTTGCGCCAGCTGGCCGCGATCAAAGACGGCACCGCACGCCAGACCAAGACGATCGACGAGGTCTTCTCCGGTAAGACGCTGACCACCATTCCCATCGGGACGGCCGAAGACGTCGAAGCCGCTTTCGCCGAGGCGCGTGTGGCCCAGGCCGCCTGGGCGAAACGTCCGGTCAGCGAGCGGGTGGATGTCATCAGCCGGTATCGCGACCTGGTCGTGGAGAACCGCGAGTTCCTGATGGATCTCCTGCAGGCCGAGGCGGGCAAGGCCCGCTGGGCCGCGCAGGAGGAGCTCATCGATCTGGTGGCGAACGCGAACTACTACGCAAGCGTTGCCGCGGACCTGCTGAAGCCGCGGACCGTGCAGGCGCTGCTGCCGGGCATCGGCAAGACCACGGTGGGCTACCAACCCAAGGGCGTGATCGGGGTGATTTCGCCGTGGAACTATCCGATGACCCTGACGGCGTCGGACTCGGTGCCCGCGCTGCTGGCCGGTAACGCGGTGGTGCTCAAGCCGGACAGCCAGACCCCGTATTGCGCGCTCGCGTGTGCCGAGCTTTTGTATCGGGCCGGCCTGCCACGAGCGCTCTACGCGGTCGTGCCCGGGCCGGGTTCGGTGGTGGGCACCGCGATCATCGACAACTGCGACTACCTGATGTTCACCGGCTCGACCGCCACCGGCAGGCAACTCGCGGAACACGCCGGCCGGCGGCTCATCGGTTTCTCCGCCGAACTCGGCGGCAAGAACGCGATGATCGTCACGCGGGGCGCCAACCTCGACAAGGCCGCCAAAGCGGCCACCCGCGCGTGCTTCTCCAACGCGGGCCAGCTGTGCATCTCCATCGAGCGGATCTACGTCGAGAAAGACATCGCCGACGACTTCATCGGCAAGTTCGGCGCCGCGGTGCGCAACATGAAGCTGGGCTCCGCGTATGACTTCTCGATCGACATGGGCAGCCTCATCTCCGCCGGTCAGCTGGACACCGTGACCGATCATGTGGACGACGCGAAAGCCAAGGGCGCCAAAGTGATTGCCGGCGGCAAGGCTCGGCCCGACATCGGGCCGCTGTTCTACGAGCCCACGGTTCTGACCGACGTCACGCCGGAGATGGAGTGCGCGGCCAACGAGACGTTCGGGCCCGTCGTCTCGATCTATCCGGTGGCCGACGTGGACGAGGCCGTCGCCAAGGCCAACGCCACCGAGTACGGGCTCAACGCCAGCGTGTGGGCCGGCTCGTCCGCCGAGGGTCAGCAGATCTCCGCCCGCCTGCGGTCGGGCACCGTGAACGTCAACGAGGGTTATGCGTTCGCGTGGGGCAGCCTCGGCGCACCGATGGGCGGGATGGGCCAGTCCGGCGTCGGGCGCCGCCACGGCGCCGAGGGCTTGCTGAAGTACACCGAATCGCAGACGATCGCGACCGCGCGCGTGTTCAATCTCGATCCGCCGCTCGGTATTCCGTCGTCTCTGTGGCAGAAGTCGCTGTTGCCCATCGTGCGGACGGTGATGAAGATTCCCGGGCGCAACTGA
- a CDS encoding DUF4383 domain-containing protein translates to MRWSFAQVGLLIICVFHVVQAVIGFLMNPSFEIGPTAPTVQLLGMDYNGWHAVAGLALFAPGLVFAMRKSWSVLYLLLAAIAGALPGFWAFFSHRVAFVFTFPNNVTDAVVHLVTAAIMVAVAAVQIRLDGGLKQSLADLRKTR, encoded by the coding sequence GTGAGGTGGAGTTTCGCCCAGGTCGGGCTGCTGATCATCTGTGTTTTCCACGTTGTTCAGGCGGTGATCGGCTTCCTCATGAATCCCAGCTTCGAGATCGGGCCCACCGCGCCGACCGTCCAGCTGCTCGGGATGGACTACAACGGCTGGCACGCCGTCGCCGGCCTCGCGCTGTTCGCTCCAGGCCTGGTCTTCGCGATGCGCAAGTCGTGGTCGGTGTTGTATCTGCTGCTGGCCGCGATAGCCGGTGCGCTGCCGGGCTTTTGGGCCTTCTTCTCGCATCGGGTCGCGTTCGTGTTCACCTTTCCCAACAACGTCACCGACGCGGTCGTGCACCTGGTGACCGCCGCGATCATGGTGGCGGTGGCGGCCGTGCAGATCCGGCTGGACGGCGGGCTCAAGCAGTCGCTCGCCGACCTCCGGAAGACGCGGTAG
- a CDS encoding DUF1778 domain-containing protein: protein MAVKTKRIELRAEEATLDRIQRAANLVHEQNSEFVRKAAMQRAEDILRQELVTAMEPEQFDKLMSSLEAADDAPRLAAAARKPAVFTRR from the coding sequence GTGGCAGTCAAAACGAAGCGCATCGAGCTTCGCGCTGAGGAAGCGACCTTGGACCGCATCCAGCGCGCCGCCAACCTTGTCCATGAGCAGAACTCGGAGTTCGTGCGGAAAGCTGCGATGCAACGGGCCGAAGACATCCTGCGCCAAGAGCTGGTAACGGCAATGGAGCCCGAACAGTTTGACAAACTGATGTCCTCACTCGAGGCTGCTGACGACGCGCCGCGGCTGGCGGCAGCCGCACGCAAACCAGCGGTCTTCACAAGGCGTTGA
- a CDS encoding GNAT family N-acetyltransferase, whose protein sequence is MFESARLTDAHTLEGFDCGKESLNTWLIAHARRADSSGVAHVYVWTPLGEPKVSAYFAIRPTEVVRNDDGISGSMAGGYSRIPGYLIARLAIDTSLRGQGYGEQLLLDALGKAVAASEIGGGRLIVVDAIDDEAQSFYEHYHFVPVTNRERRLVMKVSTAAKALGERWRE, encoded by the coding sequence GTGTTCGAGTCCGCGCGACTCACTGACGCCCACACGCTGGAAGGGTTCGACTGCGGTAAGGAGTCGCTGAATACCTGGCTCATCGCCCATGCCCGTCGCGCGGACAGCAGCGGGGTCGCGCACGTCTACGTGTGGACCCCGCTCGGCGAACCGAAAGTCAGTGCCTATTTCGCCATCCGCCCCACCGAAGTAGTACGCAACGACGACGGCATCTCGGGATCCATGGCCGGTGGCTATTCCCGCATACCCGGATACTTGATTGCCCGCCTGGCGATCGACACATCGCTGCGGGGTCAGGGATATGGCGAGCAGCTGCTTCTGGACGCACTAGGCAAAGCCGTCGCCGCATCGGAAATCGGCGGCGGCCGGCTCATCGTCGTTGATGCCATAGACGACGAGGCGCAATCCTTCTACGAGCACTACCACTTCGTCCCCGTCACGAACCGCGAGCGTCGTCTGGTCATGAAGGTGTCTACAGCGGCGAAAGCGCTCGGGGAGCGCTGGCGGGAGTAG
- a CDS encoding TOTE conflict system archaeo-eukaryotic primase domain-containing protein, whose translation MGSSSAHKVRFFFDLFRCRTDVYALRWENRRDGRSGWMPAIKGSWRKGMNRADAPYLPLTLRSLMPTCEAKHISACTHSAMTTPAGRSRPISIRKPRWLTPNR comes from the coding sequence ATGGGCTCCAGCTCCGCTCATAAGGTGCGGTTCTTCTTCGATTTGTTCCGTTGTCGCACCGATGTTTACGCGTTGCGCTGGGAAAATCGTCGAGATGGCCGTTCAGGTTGGATGCCGGCGATCAAAGGATCTTGGCGCAAGGGTATGAACCGGGCCGACGCGCCTTACCTACCACTGACCCTGAGGTCGTTGATGCCCACCTGCGAGGCGAAACACATATCGGCCTGTACCCACTCAGCGATGACGACACCTGCTGGTAGATCGCGGCCGATTTCGATAAGGAAGCCGCGATGGCTCACGCCAAATCGATAA
- a CDS encoding DUF732 domain-containing protein: MFAGITCHAGALVTATVVLAGTAIVGSGTVAADPNQDDQFLALLVEKKIPARRNVPSLIATAHKVCRKLDGGMPVDAVVDLMRNTAFNVDPPERQYPPERITRTLTRFITAAVEVYCPYNQQKIDSITAMASSAPGSNEPTHRVAASTHDTVNSASGPREPRFYMIDTPAARQEPMGTGVVRLTYVLDGATFVAGRYGNDRSDRGAPGTMLTSLTGAVPEGDSDLQNPPQIPPPPPPTAHNLIPPRPNAAPPPPKQPPPPQEPPPPPQQAEPPAAAPQPGGDAGDGGGGTGGGGSGGNGGGGPVQSAPAPHMPPGFVRLAP; encoded by the coding sequence ATGTTCGCCGGCATCACTTGCCACGCCGGCGCCCTGGTTACCGCCACTGTGGTGCTAGCCGGCACCGCAATTGTGGGCTCCGGCACAGTAGCGGCCGACCCCAACCAGGACGACCAGTTTCTGGCGCTGCTCGTTGAAAAAAAGATTCCCGCCCGCCGGAACGTGCCGAGCCTCATCGCCACTGCCCATAAGGTGTGTCGCAAACTCGATGGCGGCATGCCGGTGGACGCGGTAGTGGACTTGATGAGGAACACTGCGTTCAACGTGGACCCTCCCGAGCGCCAATACCCCCCCGAGCGCATCACGCGCACCCTCACCCGATTCATCACTGCAGCGGTGGAGGTCTACTGCCCGTACAACCAACAAAAGATTGATTCCATCACGGCTATGGCTAGTTCCGCGCCTGGATCGAATGAACCGACGCACCGGGTCGCCGCGTCCACGCACGACACGGTCAACTCAGCAAGCGGTCCGCGCGAGCCGCGCTTTTACATGATCGACACTCCGGCGGCGCGGCAGGAACCGATGGGCACCGGCGTGGTCCGGCTGACATACGTGCTGGACGGCGCCACCTTCGTGGCGGGCCGCTACGGGAACGACCGGTCGGACCGTGGTGCGCCGGGCACAATGCTCACCTCGCTCACCGGAGCGGTTCCCGAGGGAGATTCCGACTTACAGAACCCGCCGCAGATTCCGCCACCACCGCCGCCCACGGCGCACAACCTGATACCACCCCGGCCAAACGCGGCACCGCCGCCACCAAAACAACCGCCCCCGCCGCAAGAGCCCCCGCCACCACCGCAACAGGCGGAGCCTCCTGCTGCGGCTCCTCAACCTGGGGGCGATGCCGGCGACGGCGGTGGAGGCACCGGCGGGGGTGGCAGTGGTGGCAACGGCGGTGGCGGTCCGGTGCAGTCGGCGCCGGCGCCCCACATGCCGCCGGGCTTTGTCAGGCTCGCACCATGA
- a CDS encoding M56 family metallopeptidase, with product MSVSVCLLLYSFAVATLSPWVLPRLTHAGTAPRLGVVAWLVVMISVVASWLAATAFLIVSLVRYWHEPGRLATACFESLRRLVDGGAAVALQVALLVLAATAVSTLSTLGWRSGRSLRRARAQSHGHAARARVIGRRIDGVDAVVVDAAERAAYCVAGHPDTVVVTSAALDSLTDRNLQAVLAHERAHLAGRHHHVLAFVRALAVAIPRVPLFSTADREISLLLEMAADDAAARRCGSLTLLDALLALSMDAKAPQGAFGATGTEVLARAERLAAPAAARNRWSSRMLLTAATLLITGGPLILAGLTAAGAMWCYPIAI from the coding sequence ATGAGTGTCTCAGTCTGCTTGCTGCTGTACAGCTTCGCGGTCGCGACGCTCTCACCGTGGGTGCTGCCTCGCTTGACCCATGCGGGTACCGCCCCGCGGTTAGGGGTGGTTGCGTGGTTGGTGGTGATGATCAGCGTTGTCGCTTCGTGGCTGGCCGCAACCGCATTCCTCATCGTGTCTCTCGTGCGTTATTGGCATGAGCCAGGTCGACTCGCCACCGCATGTTTCGAGTCGCTGCGGCGGCTGGTCGACGGCGGCGCCGCGGTAGCGTTGCAGGTGGCCTTGCTTGTGCTGGCCGCTACCGCGGTCAGCACACTGAGCACGCTGGGGTGGCGCTCGGGCAGGTCTCTGCGGCGGGCGCGCGCGCAGAGCCACGGGCACGCCGCAAGAGCTCGGGTGATCGGCCGCCGCATCGATGGAGTGGATGCCGTCGTGGTGGACGCTGCCGAACGGGCCGCGTACTGCGTGGCCGGCCACCCTGACACCGTCGTTGTGACCAGCGCAGCGCTGGACTCACTCACCGATCGCAATCTGCAGGCTGTGCTGGCACACGAACGAGCCCACCTGGCCGGGCGCCACCACCATGTTCTGGCCTTCGTGCGCGCCCTAGCGGTTGCCATTCCCAGGGTGCCCCTGTTCAGCACGGCCGATCGAGAGATCTCTCTGTTGCTGGAGATGGCCGCCGATGACGCCGCGGCCCGCAGATGCGGTTCGCTGACACTGTTGGACGCGCTGCTGGCATTGTCCATGGATGCCAAGGCGCCGCAAGGGGCCTTCGGGGCCACCGGAACGGAAGTGCTGGCCCGCGCCGAACGTCTGGCCGCACCGGCCGCCGCTCGAAATCGATGGAGCAGCCGGATGTTGCTTACCGCCGCAACCCTTCTCATCACCGGGGGGCCGCTGATTCTCGCCGGTCTTACTGCAGCCGGCGCCATGTGGTGCTACCCGATCGCCATCTAA
- a CDS encoding transposase: MRRTRRSFTPEYRFTAAHRVIDGKERVVDVARELNLNDSVLHTWVRDERWRMSADSAGGLLHDPSGGEPLLPKERAELVRLRRQVAEQAETIAFLTNASAYCAAQLNSPEFRAHFLAWEGWRDAQQVRRQPQGQGGFDGDTYDRWL, from the coding sequence ATGCGACGAACTCGGCGATCGTTTACTCCTGAGTACAGGTTTACGGCCGCACATCGTGTCATCGATGGAAAGGAGCGGGTCGTCGATGTCGCCCGGGAGCTCAACTTGAATGACAGCGTGCTGCACACATGGGTGCGCGATGAACGGTGGCGGATGTCTGCAGACAGCGCTGGCGGGTTGCTACATGATCCCAGTGGCGGTGAACCGCTTTTACCCAAGGAGCGAGCGGAATTGGTGCGGCTCCGCAGGCAGGTGGCTGAACAGGCAGAAACTATCGCCTTCCTAACCAATGCCTCGGCGTATTGCGCGGCGCAACTGAACAGTCCCGAGTTTCGTGCGCACTTTCTTGCTTGGGAAGGATGGCGCGATGCCCAGCAAGTACGACGACAGCCTCAGGGCCAAGGCGGGTTTGACGGTGACACCTATGACCGATGGCTATGA
- a CDS encoding DUF5134 domain-containing protein, producing MIHDSALRWVVTGLFVLTATECVLAIVGKRRPWAWVVSHGLHFVMAVAMVMMAWPPSGAHLPSTGPTVFFLLAAMTFVTMAFAVARTTALRVRYGYHTLMMLATGWMYAMMNARWYPARTSTEHHVPPAMSSMPGMDMAGTAMPASSGPPVWFSAVNWLAAVGFAVAALFWTYWYFVKRQHEPSLFRSLGNLSQAGMAIGMSILFSATLFRI from the coding sequence ATGATTCATGACTCGGCACTTCGTTGGGTCGTCACCGGATTGTTCGTCCTGACCGCCACCGAATGCGTGCTGGCGATCGTCGGCAAACGCCGACCGTGGGCCTGGGTCGTCAGTCACGGGCTGCATTTCGTCATGGCAGTGGCAATGGTGATGATGGCCTGGCCGCCGTCGGGCGCACATCTGCCTTCGACGGGACCTACAGTGTTTTTTCTGCTAGCGGCCATGACGTTCGTGACGATGGCCTTCGCTGTGGCCCGAACAACCGCCTTGCGCGTTAGGTACGGGTATCACACTCTGATGATGCTGGCGACGGGCTGGATGTACGCCATGATGAACGCTCGGTGGTATCCGGCCCGAACGAGCACCGAGCACCACGTTCCGCCAGCCATGTCGTCTATGCCGGGCATGGACATGGCCGGCACGGCCATGCCGGCAAGCAGCGGACCGCCTGTATGGTTTAGCGCTGTGAACTGGCTCGCTGCCGTCGGTTTCGCGGTTGCGGCGCTCTTTTGGACCTACTGGTACTTCGTCAAACGTCAGCATGAGCCGTCCCTGTTCAGGTCGCTGGGTAACCTAAGTCAGGCAGGGATGGCTATCGGCATGTCTATCCTGTTCTCCGCCACGCTATTTCGGATTTGA
- a CDS encoding copper-translocating P-type ATPase, whose amino-acid sequence MRVRVTGFGVDAVRAVAIEEMVSQVTGVQAVQAYPRTASVVVWYMPQACDTADVLSAIAEAEHIPAESVPARAPHSADIPKTGVLRRIASGIGLALFGLRRDVQDRATDGESCGGCGSGPVIGGELSPDEQSRRERRKWWRRVWLAFPLGLVAMASTMFFGAYPWAGWLAFAATVPVQFVAGWPFLQGAVERARELTSNMDTLISLGTLTAFLYSTYQLFAGGPLFFDTSALIIAFVVLGRYFEARAQGKAREAISKLLEIGAKEATLLVDGEERRVPVDQVRVGDLVRVRPGEKIPVDGEVIDGRAAVDESMLSGESVPVEKTVGDHVAGATVNTDGLLTVRATAVGADTALAQIVRLVEQAQRGKAPVQRLADRVSSVFVPAVIVVAVATFAGWTLLAGNPIGGMTAAVAVLIIACPCALGLATPTAIMVGTGRGADLGILVKGGEVLEASKKIDTVVFDKTGTLTRAQMRVTEVVAGKRRKPDLVLRIAAAVESGSEHPIGAAIVAEAHERGLEIPAATAFTNVAGHGVRAEIDGRPVVVGRRKLIDEHDLELPDHLAAAAADLEEQGRTAVFVGRDGHVVGVLAVADTVKDDAVDVVRQLQAMGLRVAMITGDNARTANAIANQVGIEQVLAEVLPEDKVTEVRRLQDTGKVVAMVGDGVNDAPALVQADLGIAIGTGTDVAIEASDITLMSERLDGVVSAIGLSRQTLRTIYQNLGWAFGYNTAAIPLAALGMLNPVVAGAAMGFSSVSVVTNSLRLRRFGREAQLGVRKSVGAVK is encoded by the coding sequence ATGCGTGTGCGCGTCACCGGGTTTGGTGTGGACGCTGTTCGCGCCGTCGCGATCGAGGAGATGGTCTCCCAAGTGACCGGCGTGCAGGCCGTGCAAGCGTATCCGCGTACCGCATCCGTGGTGGTCTGGTACATGCCCCAAGCCTGCGACACCGCTGACGTGCTGTCGGCGATCGCCGAGGCCGAGCACATCCCCGCCGAATCGGTGCCCGCGCGGGCCCCGCACTCGGCTGATATTCCAAAGACCGGTGTGCTGCGAAGAATTGCCAGCGGGATCGGATTGGCGCTGTTCGGCTTGCGCCGTGATGTGCAAGATCGTGCGACGGACGGCGAGAGTTGCGGCGGCTGCGGGTCTGGGCCGGTCATCGGGGGTGAGTTGTCGCCGGACGAGCAGAGTCGGCGCGAACGGCGCAAGTGGTGGCGGCGGGTGTGGTTGGCCTTCCCGCTGGGGTTGGTAGCGATGGCTTCGACAATGTTCTTCGGCGCCTACCCTTGGGCGGGCTGGTTGGCGTTCGCCGCGACGGTGCCGGTGCAATTCGTCGCCGGGTGGCCGTTCCTCCAGGGGGCGGTCGAGCGGGCGCGGGAGTTGACCTCGAACATGGACACTCTGATCTCGCTGGGCACATTGACCGCGTTCCTCTACTCCACTTATCAGTTGTTTGCCGGTGGGCCTCTGTTCTTCGACACCTCGGCGCTGATCATCGCGTTCGTGGTGCTGGGCCGCTATTTCGAAGCCAGAGCCCAAGGCAAGGCGCGCGAGGCGATCAGCAAGCTGCTGGAGATCGGTGCCAAGGAAGCCACGCTGCTTGTGGACGGCGAGGAGCGCCGCGTGCCAGTCGATCAGGTCCGCGTCGGAGACCTGGTGCGCGTGCGGCCGGGGGAGAAGATCCCGGTCGACGGCGAAGTCATCGACGGGCGCGCCGCCGTCGATGAGTCGATGCTGAGCGGCGAGTCCGTCCCGGTCGAGAAAACGGTGGGCGACCATGTTGCCGGCGCGACCGTCAACACCGATGGGCTACTGACGGTGCGCGCCACGGCGGTCGGGGCGGATACTGCGCTGGCGCAGATTGTGCGACTTGTCGAGCAGGCGCAGAGGGGCAAGGCCCCGGTCCAGCGGCTGGCCGACCGGGTCTCGTCCGTGTTCGTTCCGGCCGTCATTGTTGTTGCCGTCGCGACGTTTGCGGGGTGGACGCTGCTTGCCGGCAACCCGATCGGCGGCATGACCGCGGCGGTCGCGGTGCTGATCATCGCGTGCCCGTGTGCGCTGGGCCTGGCCACCCCCACGGCGATCATGGTCGGCACCGGCCGGGGCGCAGACCTGGGAATCCTGGTCAAGGGCGGCGAGGTGCTCGAAGCGTCGAAGAAGATCGACACGGTGGTATTCGACAAGACCGGCACCCTCACCCGCGCCCAGATGCGGGTGACCGAGGTCGTTGCCGGCAAGCGGCGCAAGCCCGATCTGGTGCTGCGGATCGCCGCCGCAGTCGAGTCGGGCTCCGAACACCCGATCGGCGCGGCGATCGTCGCCGAAGCGCATGAGCGGGGATTGGAGATCCCGGCCGCCACTGCGTTCACCAACGTCGCCGGGCACGGCGTGCGCGCCGAGATTGACGGCAGGCCGGTGGTGGTTGGGCGGCGCAAGCTCATCGACGAGCACGATCTGGAGTTGCCCGACCACCTGGCTGCAGCCGCCGCAGACCTCGAAGAGCAGGGCCGCACCGCGGTGTTCGTCGGCCGCGACGGTCACGTGGTGGGTGTGCTAGCGGTGGCCGACACGGTCAAAGACGACGCCGTCGACGTGGTCCGTCAACTGCAGGCCATGGGTCTGCGGGTCGCCATGATTACCGGCGACAACGCCCGCACCGCGAACGCGATCGCGAACCAGGTCGGCATCGAGCAGGTGCTGGCCGAGGTGTTGCCGGAAGACAAGGTCACCGAGGTTCGCCGGCTCCAGGACACGGGCAAGGTGGTCGCGATGGTCGGCGATGGCGTCAACGACGCGCCCGCCCTGGTGCAGGCTGACCTCGGCATTGCCATCGGCACCGGTACCGACGTGGCCATCGAGGCCTCCGACATCACCCTGATGTCTGAGCGGCTAGACGGTGTCGTGTCTGCGATCGGGCTCTCCCGGCAGACCCTGCGCACCATCTACCAGAACCTCGGCTGGGCCTTCGGCTACAACACCGCCGCAATCCCACTCGCCGCGCTCGGCATGTTGAACCCGGTCGTGGCGGGTGCCGCGATGGGGTTCTCCTCGGTCAGCGTGGTAACCAACTCGCTGCGGCTCCGCCGCTTCGGTCGCGAGGCCCAGCTGGGCGTACGCAAATCAGTGGGCGCTGTGAAATGA
- a CDS encoding DUF1490 family protein, producing MVLHGFLVKAVPTVATGVVGVAAYEALRKAAGKAPLRKATVIATAWGIRVVREAERKAGAGAEQARLTVADVVAEAKERAGEEAAPLTVVDSSDDK from the coding sequence ATGGTGTTGCACGGATTCTTGGTGAAGGCGGTACCCACGGTGGCGACCGGCGTAGTCGGGGTTGCCGCGTATGAGGCACTGCGCAAGGCGGCGGGGAAGGCTCCGTTGCGGAAGGCGACGGTCATCGCTACCGCTTGGGGCATACGCGTTGTCCGCGAGGCCGAGCGCAAGGCCGGGGCGGGCGCCGAGCAGGCTCGACTGACGGTCGCCGACGTGGTGGCTGAGGCCAAAGAGCGCGCCGGGGAGGAAGCTGCACCACTGACAGTGGTGGACTCGAGCGACGACAAATGA